From a region of the Sphingopyxis sp. YR583 genome:
- a CDS encoding NAD(P)/FAD-dependent oxidoreductase — protein MPQTVDILIAGGGIIGMSTAYQLARRSNLRIMVVDKGAGPGEGSTGASSAICRFRYTHDAMVELARDGIAAYRNWTDFLGTGDVRAKYHRHGALWFGGDGDAGLQSEAKRLERLGIGVELLGHAEVRERFPALNPCVVPPDLREGTAHDCRSGGTHLLESDAGYVDPVSALQDLIDAARREGVEVRFSSEVADVDYRGGRVVSARLASGETIHCGAFVAATGPWCNRLLSIFDLADRWPLEPTRIQIVHIDRPAAILGDIPICGDPSGGIYFRPQNRGQQILVGSVLAEDERERADPDKFATYIDDEFARRLLHALHHRLPALSYSAAVHGYSGLYTINRADVHPVVGATPIEGVYMANGCSGHGFKLAPAIGSLLAQSITGESRSFDTRVGRDFLAIDREPIALASKTVLA, from the coding sequence ATGCCCCAGACGGTAGACATTCTCATTGCCGGCGGCGGCATCATCGGCATGAGCACAGCCTATCAGCTTGCTCGGCGTTCCAATCTGAGGATCATGGTCGTCGACAAGGGCGCGGGGCCCGGCGAAGGGTCGACGGGCGCATCCTCGGCGATCTGCCGCTTTCGTTACACGCATGACGCCATGGTCGAACTCGCGCGCGATGGCATCGCCGCCTATCGCAACTGGACCGATTTTCTCGGAACCGGCGACGTGCGCGCCAAATATCATCGCCACGGCGCGCTATGGTTCGGCGGCGACGGCGACGCCGGGCTGCAGAGCGAAGCCAAACGCCTCGAGCGTCTTGGCATTGGTGTCGAGCTGCTTGGTCATGCCGAAGTTCGCGAGCGCTTCCCGGCCCTCAATCCCTGCGTGGTCCCGCCAGACCTCCGCGAAGGCACCGCACATGACTGCCGCTCGGGCGGTACGCATCTTCTCGAAAGCGATGCGGGCTATGTTGATCCGGTTAGCGCGCTTCAGGATCTGATCGATGCCGCAAGGCGAGAAGGCGTCGAGGTCCGGTTCTCGTCCGAGGTTGCCGATGTCGATTATCGGGGAGGCCGGGTCGTATCGGCCAGGCTCGCAAGTGGCGAAACGATCCACTGCGGCGCGTTCGTCGCGGCGACCGGCCCGTGGTGCAACCGCCTGCTCTCTATCTTCGACCTTGCCGACCGATGGCCGCTCGAGCCGACGCGCATCCAGATTGTCCATATAGACCGCCCGGCGGCTATCCTGGGCGATATCCCGATATGCGGCGACCCTTCCGGCGGAATTTACTTCCGCCCGCAGAATCGTGGCCAGCAAATCCTCGTCGGTTCGGTACTCGCCGAGGATGAGAGGGAACGCGCCGATCCGGACAAGTTTGCGACCTATATCGACGACGAGTTCGCGCGCCGTCTACTCCACGCTCTGCACCACCGACTGCCAGCCTTGTCCTATTCTGCGGCCGTCCATGGCTATAGCGGCCTCTACACCATCAACCGCGCCGATGTTCATCCCGTTGTCGGGGCTACTCCTATCGAGGGCGTCTACATGGCGAACGGCTGCAGTGGCCACGGGTTCAAACTGGCCCCTGCCATCGGCTCGCTCCTGGCTCAGAGCATCACCGGCGAGAGCCGCTCGTTCGACACGCGGGTCGGCAGGGATTTCCTGGCCATCGACCGCGAACCGATAGCCCTCGCCTCCAAGACTGTGCTCGCGTGA
- a CDS encoding TonB-dependent receptor: MSRYFSILMASAALLPVGALAQTTHGQTGDVQSGDVQPGDIVVTAQRYEQRLQDVPLSVSVVGAKELEARGVTDLKDLQYSVPGFSAYDFGAGRQTVQLRGIATTIGASTVGVYFDETPLALDTSADAFNVRLLDLERVEVLRGPQATLYGKGSMGGTIRYIPAAPNLGSVGGSFEGEYSTTRYGADNYKAVGVLNLPLATDVAGVRLVAGYERIGGYIDNAATGERNINSADIYSLRGTLLVRPWDRFSASLLAMYQKSKQANQDFGVGYRTTSTLGSPTNDRYTLLQGKASYDLDFAELSASTSYIDRSNVTQFDLSAFFVPALVGGLGLPPGFIDAVGLTGYTDFSIYNSEVRLASTGSGRFGWQIGATRETLKVHQFGSTFTQPGSLPFAIIASDDARRSKSHALYGEVNYAFTPQLKATAGLRYFNETKKREIVSTNFGLTTTDVGKDNYETVNPRFNLAYEISPDSMLFLNIAKGFRSGGFNQTSAGGGVIPVPPSYEPDKIWTYELGTKHQLFRNKLTLEGSVYRSLWSNVQSNNFAPGSQIIIVNNSGHVAGWGVDLSAIARPAPDLTLTGTYGWNNLEFDEATADKEVGDPVDGAVRNSWSASLDYRPALSDSVTGLFRIDYQHAGKGQFTFRNLAAGQVVERPRRDLVNLRVGAAFGPVEVALFANNLFNEKAPIIIGPFSTILENVEQRPRVIGVNAGARF, encoded by the coding sequence ATGAGCAGATATTTTTCCATCCTGATGGCCAGCGCCGCGCTGCTTCCGGTGGGCGCGCTGGCGCAGACGACACATGGCCAAACCGGCGACGTCCAGTCCGGCGACGTTCAGCCCGGCGACATCGTGGTCACCGCGCAGCGTTACGAGCAGCGGCTGCAGGACGTCCCGCTTTCGGTCAGCGTCGTTGGCGCGAAGGAACTTGAGGCCCGCGGCGTGACCGACCTCAAGGACCTGCAATATTCGGTCCCCGGCTTTTCGGCTTACGACTTCGGCGCTGGCCGACAGACGGTCCAGCTGCGCGGTATCGCAACAACCATCGGCGCCTCGACGGTCGGGGTGTATTTTGACGAGACGCCGCTCGCACTCGACACCTCGGCCGACGCGTTCAACGTGCGTCTTCTCGACCTTGAGCGGGTCGAAGTGCTGCGCGGCCCCCAAGCCACTCTCTATGGCAAGGGCTCGATGGGCGGGACGATCCGCTATATTCCCGCAGCCCCGAACCTTGGCTCCGTCGGTGGCTCTTTCGAGGGCGAATATTCGACCACCCGTTACGGCGCCGACAATTACAAGGCTGTCGGCGTACTGAACCTGCCGCTGGCGACCGATGTCGCGGGCGTCCGTCTCGTGGCGGGCTACGAGCGTATCGGCGGCTATATCGACAATGCCGCCACCGGCGAGCGCAACATCAACTCGGCTGACATCTATTCGCTTCGCGGAACGCTCCTCGTGCGTCCCTGGGACCGTTTTTCGGCCTCGCTGCTCGCCATGTATCAGAAGTCCAAACAGGCAAATCAGGACTTCGGGGTGGGTTATCGCACCACCTCGACGCTCGGCTCGCCGACCAATGACCGCTACACCCTGCTCCAGGGCAAGGCGAGCTACGATCTCGATTTCGCCGAACTCAGCGCGTCGACCAGCTATATCGACCGCAGCAATGTGACGCAGTTCGATCTTTCGGCCTTTTTCGTGCCCGCGCTGGTCGGCGGCCTCGGCCTTCCGCCGGGTTTCATCGACGCAGTCGGCCTGACAGGCTACACAGATTTCAGTATCTACAACAGCGAAGTCCGCCTCGCCTCAACCGGCAGCGGCCGCTTCGGCTGGCAGATCGGCGCCACTCGCGAAACGCTGAAGGTCCACCAGTTCGGCAGCACCTTCACCCAGCCCGGCAGCCTTCCTTTCGCGATCATCGCATCCGATGATGCCCGCCGCAGCAAGTCCCATGCGCTCTACGGCGAGGTGAATTACGCCTTCACACCTCAGCTGAAAGCCACAGCGGGTCTGCGCTATTTCAACGAGACCAAGAAGCGCGAAATCGTTTCCACCAACTTCGGCCTCACCACGACCGATGTGGGCAAGGACAATTACGAAACGGTCAATCCGCGCTTCAATCTGGCGTATGAAATCTCGCCGGATTCCATGCTGTTCCTGAATATCGCCAAGGGCTTCCGCAGCGGCGGCTTCAACCAGACGTCGGCCGGCGGCGGCGTCATCCCTGTGCCGCCGAGTTACGAGCCCGACAAGATCTGGACCTATGAACTTGGCACGAAACACCAGCTGTTCCGCAACAAGCTCACGCTGGAGGGCAGCGTCTATCGCAGCCTCTGGTCGAACGTGCAGTCGAACAATTTCGCGCCCGGCAGCCAGATCATCATCGTCAATAACAGCGGACATGTCGCGGGCTGGGGGGTCGACCTTTCGGCCATAGCGCGTCCGGCGCCCGACCTTACGCTGACCGGTACCTATGGCTGGAACAATCTGGAGTTCGACGAGGCTACCGCCGACAAGGAGGTCGGCGATCCCGTCGATGGCGCGGTCCGCAACAGCTGGTCGGCGTCGCTCGACTATCGTCCGGCGCTTTCGGATAGCGTCACCGGCCTCTTCCGGATCGATTATCAGCATGCGGGCAAAGGACAGTTCACTTTCCGCAACCTCGCCGCGGGCCAGGTTGTCGAACGTCCGCGCCGCGATCTGGTGAACTTGCGGGTTGGAGCAGCCTTCGGCCCCGTCGAGGTCGCGCTCTTCGCAAACAATCTGTTCAACGAGAAGGCGCCGATCATCATCGGTCCGTTCAGCACGATCCTCGAGAATGTCGAGCAGCGCCCTCGGGTTATCGGCGTCAACGCCGGCGCACGCTTCTGA
- a CDS encoding alpha/beta hydrolase family protein encodes MQADFRDHEYFAEAEALASAWLRPGSGEPATLAQIAAHPDGLTAVAAAVICDELEGVPSTRIARIDLSSGAIDVLTHGPRSDHSPAWSPDGQSVAFLSDREQAHVSRLRILDMESLIDRPTCAVDGFVEALQWSADGRSILLCVAEFGSDLAGAQGAFTVERNGARDALPPWSPAIEGVADATPWRSLWLYDPAADTARRITCDGLNIWQACWCGPGHIAAICSDQPEETHWYGADVRLIDAATGAARSLFTPDDQLWHIAASPSGSTVAVVEAVCSDRMIAAGNLRLIDTISGRIDRPDTLGADVVQLHWRGEERLLFAGVAGADSLIGLLDKTAGAPRQLWRDTARTPSGPVFPEIAPLGSVADAALFLCESFFEAPSLLALEEGQERVVCRFGTPGSDARTSNLGTAHSISWTAPDGLTIEGWLLTPSSPGPHPVILQIHGGPVWHSRPNYVGRSTIMQMALGRGYALFQPNPRGSSGRGQAFARHVFGDMGGADTLDYLSGLDALEERGLIDPARIGVTGGSYGGYMTSWLITQDQRFAAAVPIAPVTNWVSMHLTCHVPNFCELFLADDIDNPTGKYHSRSPVHFVDRVTTPTLTICGALDRITPPGQAMEFHHALRTAGVESLLVTYPNEGHGVRTMPASFDFAARAIAWFDRYMPAEPRPDTKAA; translated from the coding sequence GTGCAAGCCGATTTCCGGGACCATGAATATTTCGCGGAGGCCGAGGCGCTGGCCTCCGCATGGCTCCGTCCTGGTAGCGGCGAGCCCGCGACGCTTGCCCAGATTGCTGCGCATCCAGACGGGCTCACCGCCGTCGCAGCGGCGGTGATCTGCGATGAGCTCGAGGGTGTTCCCTCAACGCGGATCGCGCGAATTGACCTTTCGAGCGGTGCGATCGACGTCCTGACGCACGGTCCACGCTCCGACCACAGCCCGGCCTGGTCTCCCGACGGACAGTCGGTGGCCTTCCTCTCGGACCGCGAACAGGCGCATGTCAGCCGCCTCCGCATCCTCGACATGGAAAGCCTGATCGACCGGCCGACCTGCGCGGTCGACGGTTTCGTCGAAGCGCTCCAATGGTCGGCTGACGGCCGGTCGATCCTCCTTTGCGTCGCGGAATTCGGCTCGGACCTTGCCGGTGCGCAGGGCGCTTTCACGGTTGAGCGGAACGGGGCCAGGGATGCGCTGCCCCCCTGGAGCCCGGCCATCGAAGGCGTGGCCGATGCAACGCCCTGGCGCAGCCTCTGGCTTTACGATCCCGCCGCCGACACGGCCCGCCGTATCACCTGCGACGGGCTCAATATTTGGCAGGCCTGCTGGTGCGGCCCCGGCCATATCGCGGCCATTTGTTCGGACCAGCCCGAGGAGACGCATTGGTATGGAGCGGACGTCCGGCTGATCGATGCCGCGACGGGCGCCGCCCGGTCGCTGTTCACACCCGACGACCAGCTCTGGCACATTGCCGCCTCACCCTCGGGATCGACCGTTGCAGTCGTCGAGGCAGTCTGCAGCGACCGGATGATCGCTGCCGGAAACCTTCGGCTGATCGATACAATCAGCGGCCGGATCGACCGCCCCGACACGCTCGGCGCCGACGTCGTCCAGTTGCACTGGCGCGGCGAAGAGCGGCTACTCTTCGCAGGCGTAGCCGGTGCGGACAGCCTCATCGGTCTTCTGGACAAGACGGCAGGTGCGCCGCGCCAGCTCTGGCGCGACACCGCCCGAACGCCCTCAGGCCCTGTTTTCCCTGAAATTGCGCCTTTGGGCAGCGTTGCCGACGCAGCGCTGTTCCTGTGCGAGTCCTTCTTCGAGGCGCCATCCTTGCTGGCCCTCGAAGAAGGACAAGAGCGCGTCGTCTGCCGCTTCGGAACACCGGGGTCCGATGCTCGAACGAGCAACCTCGGGACCGCGCACAGCATCAGCTGGACCGCGCCCGACGGACTCACCATCGAGGGCTGGCTCCTCACCCCTTCCTCTCCCGGCCCGCACCCCGTCATCCTGCAGATACATGGCGGCCCCGTCTGGCACAGCCGTCCGAACTACGTCGGGCGGTCGACAATAATGCAGATGGCCCTGGGGCGCGGCTATGCGCTGTTCCAGCCCAATCCTCGCGGATCGAGCGGGCGCGGCCAGGCGTTCGCACGCCATGTGTTCGGCGACATGGGCGGCGCCGACACCCTCGACTATCTCTCGGGTCTCGACGCGCTGGAAGAGCGGGGGTTGATCGATCCGGCACGCATCGGGGTCACCGGCGGCAGCTACGGCGGATATATGACCTCCTGGCTGATCACACAGGACCAGCGCTTCGCTGCCGCCGTGCCGATCGCCCCCGTCACCAACTGGGTGAGCATGCATCTTACCTGCCATGTGCCCAATTTCTGTGAATTGTTCCTGGCGGACGACATCGACAATCCGACCGGAAAATATCATTCGCGCAGCCCTGTGCATTTCGTCGATCGCGTCACGACCCCGACGCTCACCATCTGCGGCGCCCTCGACAGGATTACCCCGCCGGGCCAGGCGATGGAGTTTCACCACGCGCTCCGGACCGCGGGCGTGGAGAGCCTCTTGGTCACCTATCCGAACGAAGGGCATGGCGTCCGGACGATGCCCGCAAGCTTCGATTTCGCCGCTCGCGCGATCGCCTGGTTCGACCGCTACATGCCAGCGGAGCCCAGGCCCGACACCAAGGCAGCTTGA